TCATCTTTAACAACTGTagaaataatggctactttccgcGGGGCACGGAAAAACGCACAATTTTCCCTATTCCAAAGAAAGGCTGCAGAGGCAACGGTCTGAGACCTATTTCCCTCCTTTCTAATcttagaaaaatattaaaacgacTATTTTTGCCTGACCTGAACCAACCTTACCACATTATACCTTCCTTTCAATTCGGGTTCGAAAATTTTCGGTCTACGGAGCAGGCTGCTCTGCTACCGCTTCGAGTTTAATAGAATACCATTTGGAATCAGTACAGCACCTAGCGTACTTCAAAGGATGATCAATAAAATTCTTGGGTCATTGTGCGAGGTAGTATCGCCGTTGCttatttggatgatattttggtgcCATCAAAAGACCTTTCATCTGGTCTAAAAAATTTGGATGAAGTACTCGATGTGATAAAACATCACAATTTGACGTTGAATCCACAAAAATGTCAATTGTTCAAAACGGAAATAAACTACCTAGGATTTGAGATCAATCGAGAAGGAATTAAGCCGGGAGAGGAGAAAGTGAAAAGTTTAATTATTCAGGGTTCGAAAATATACCTCAAGTTCGACAATTTCTAGGACTTACTGGGTTCTCCTGCCATTTTGTAAAAAACTATGCCCTGACTTCATTACTCAAAAAAGACCAAAAGTGGGACTGGTCAGAAGCGTAACAGGCTTTTGATATGCTGAGAAATACTCTAATAAACCGACCAATGTTGCAACTATACAAACCAACAGCTGAAACCCAACTACATACGGATGCATCAAAATTTGGGTTGTGAGCAATCCCTTTATAGAGGGATCAGGGTGAAAACTTCCATCTCATCGCGTATCATAGCAGAACTACTACGCGTTATGACAAGAATTATCATTTGTATGAATTGGAGACATTGGCAGTGGTGGAGGCTCTCAAAAAGTTCAGAGATAGAATTCACCGTGGTAACAGATTGTAGCGCAGTTAAAGCTACCGCCGGAAAAGAAGATTTGAATGCTCAAATTGTCAGATGGTGGTTAAGAATCCAAGAATTTACATTCAATGTGGAATACAGAGCTGGGAGCAAAATGGCACAAGTGGATGCATTAAGCAAAAACCCGACAAAACCTAATGAAAATGATGTAGAAAATCGATCTATAATGAGCATCGAGATCGCGGATTGGGTCCTGGCAAACCAAATAAGCGAGCAACACATCAAGAAGTGTAATACTAAATAAAACACCACAAACAGACTATGAGAAGCAAATACATGCAACTTACGAAAAACAAAATGAATGGATTTAGAAAACCAAAAGCGGGCTAAAATGGACATGGGCGCCATCATGAATTCGGACATTTTGGGATAGACAAAACTCTTAGGAAGTTAAGTGAAGATTATTGGTTCCATAACATGCGTACGTATGTTAAAAGGCATATAAAAAGTTGTATCTCATGTATGTATCATAAGCAGCTAAGAAGTAAACAACCAGGTTTGCTTCATTCGATTCCTAAGGTGAAGTTTCCATTTCACACAATACATATGGATCACCTGGGTCCatttgtcttatacataaaaacggagatatcacacagtgcaccaattatagaggtatcacgttgctgaggaccatctatgagatattctcctcttgtctcttgctaggccggatagccccatacgaacagaacatcattggcccataccaaagaggcttcactccaggcaaatcagcaatagatctgattttttctctgcgacaagcgatggaaaaactgttgaaatatggacatcagttgcaacaactcttcattgactttaaagccgcatatggtagcatagcaagggtaaaacgcgtcctctttaacctggccctcgagaaagtgatccgtgatgctgaggtaaatgcaagaagtacgatcctttttaagtccacccaactactgacctatgctgacgatatcgacatcatgggaagaacgacccgagacgtacaaactgccttcatccagatcgagcaggcggcgattggtgcgagatcttgggctgcacatcaatgaaggcaagataaagtgtatggtggcaacgtcagcactaaaaatcaaccaaccaaaaaaatcaaaccgcactggtcaaacaggtagaataaaaataggagactacaactttgagaccgttgataatttctcctatctagggtcgaaaatcacaaccgataaccgctacgatgatgaaatccgcgcacggttgttgtcagccaacagagcctatttcagcttacgaaaactgttctgctcgaaacgtctcaccatagggtcaaagctcttactgtacaagacaatgatcttgccagtcctcatgtattcctcggagacttgggttcttagcaagaaaaattgcgaactcttggccgcgttcgagagaagaatcctccgaagaattttttggccccctacatgaggatggacgattccgtggcttacataatgacgaaatctatgagcgataccatgaccgtcaagttgtggataaaatccggctcaataggttcgatgggcgggtcacttaatccgtatggataaggatgatccagctcggaaagtctataagggcaatatctatggtagaaaaagaagacgaggcagaccctgcctaagatggagcgatggcgtaggtcaggacgccagacagcttttagggatatcgaattggtggacctcggcgcaaaaccgggatgtttggagttccttattaaggcaggcctagaccggataccggttgttgcgccgttaatggtgATGAAACAACCCTAGAATCAGCGAAAGGTTCGCTCATCGTACTTAATTATTAGAATTGGAGTACCCACTGCTTGGAAAGATTGCCATGGTGAATAAGCAAAGCAAGTTATTTTTGAACACCCAAGGAGGATTCAACCTAATAGACCGTTCCAGACAAAACTAGTTGATTTTTCATTTGTGAAGCAAAGGAGCATCTTCGTAGGTTCCGACAGCACCTAAAATGCGTGGAGAAACCACAACCTTGCTTTCAGTGCCAACTGAAAGGCTTTATTTAGTATGTCGTACAGAAAATTTGTAGCCGCCTATCTTTCTACATATTTCTAGTAGTTCTTCCCTGGTTATTATTTACGTCCACTTCTGAGCAGAATTCCTTGGACATTCTCTCTCGTTTCGTTAAATAGCAGGTTCGAGACTTTTGCGAGCTTCCTTGTAGACCTGCTCTTTTCTCTCTGACCAGTCATACCTACCGCTGGGCAGTTCACCGTTTCATCAACAGTTAAATCTTCTGCTGGGGAATATGCATATCTCCTCAGTATAGACGTGTCGATAGCCCGCTACCGGCGGCTACAGTTCTCAACAGACTTCTTAACGTAATTCTTATTTCAACAAATGCGCCGTTACAGTCAATCCCAATAAATCGGAACTCATATGGCTTAGAAACCCCAGTGGGAAATGCAGTAGGAAAACAGTTCCAGAAAGCAAACCGCTAGCAATTAACATGTTCAATCATCAGCTAACTAGGGTAAAATAAAGCACCTGGGCACCATTTTGCATTATAGAGCAAAAGCAAATTACCAAGTCAAACAGactctaaaacaagtcgggaaaccggaaactggacacttcagatatgaaaagttttgtacatttcttatataaagacatttgagtatgcatttgccccattagtacgtagcacgtaatatatgcatatattatgtgagagcatccactttcgggtgatattgacgttcatagtcttgaatttgcaaagaagcgacaaatttgacctattataactttgttagtaatagtgcgatttccaccaaacttggtaggatcatgctctatattacagcctacattactgcagccaattactaaaaattatagtcatatactattattaactttatttgaacagatatcggtatgaatggTATTTCGTAGCcttggcaccatatagtagcagcctcttgttttttttttcagatttttcgattgggtggtttctgagaatgggtccgttaaagagatgatcacttttgaccaCTAACTTCCCACTAAatatggtgtcaatcgctataaccgtctgtgagaaaaatgcgtgtgacagacagacagacgtgggatagcgcctataaaattgtgaccggacgattcagaagtcaatcacctccgcagatcacgtgccctacgctcttgttgaaaataatccagagaTTATTTTCCCAGCAAGAGAGGGGTACTGATACCTTGACCCTTGAtcgtgacgccgattccaccagtccaGCAGCTCGTCGCTGGAGACAGTCGAATAGGTGTCTGGATGGCATactgaataaggccctcaaacttgccgtcaaatataAATCGAATATGtttgcggagctgttcgaaacgtgcattcccgagggtatctttcctgcaccatggaagcgagAGAGTGCTACTGCCTAAAACCCAtacgtcttctagacactatggggaaaatgtcgtcgagagccaagaggACATTTCAGATAGACAGTATGGGTTCTCTAActtactggcttgaccgaaaatgcaattcacggaaggggttgtaccagcaaatattgtgtggtggtgaccctggatgtgaggaatgcattcaactcggccaattggaaccttatacgaaagtctctggcgacgatttgtgttcccacctacctcgccgctattatcgatagctacttgcaagagcggacactctggtataatatcgACGATGGACCCAAGAGGTATATTGTCCCCGCGGGTGTCCAACAGAGCTCTcaactgggcccactactgtggaacatcaccaCAACTAATTGTCCAAAGTGCGTCAATTTCCTAGGTtcctggaagaaagaaggatccTAGAGGAAAATCtaagtgaagtgctatcaccggaaattttgtccggagaatggtagcttgccaggtgGACTAGGATGCGATGAATTCCATGAatgcagtaatccaggataaactcggaaagcagaagaagtgaggaaggcgcggttgcgaaCCCCACagatagacggaaggagacctagctaaagtaagctaactccgtcccgtgatgcaatacctaaaggtggttccaacTGTAGAACTTCAGtgccaaagatctgatgcctgtttcgttcataggcggggcattcacatagaaaatgctccgtggattccgcttcctcattacaggaggatcTCGAATAATCCctcttctgaacatatgcccagctaatgaattatggcctgtcagaatgcccgaaatactcctgcaagtcctactgctttttgacaggatgaattttgcggtacgtatgatcgattctggcaggaaaagtttggtgtgtcgagcaacacctgtcattgtgggaagcttgttactATTTTTTGAAgatagacttagccaatgctgctgatactccaattgctggttccggtcccggcgtGGGGGGTGTGGGGCTCAAAAGCTTTGATAGTGCCACAACACCAGAAATTTATCGCTTGAATCGCGCCTTGAAGAGCGATTAAAATTGCTTCTGAAGTTCAGCAAGCATATTCTCTCTCAAGACGTCCACAAGTGCAGAAATAAGTGAAACTCACACTCTTTATGAAATTGGTGAATTGGGAAATGCTTGAAGATTACGATTTCCTATCAATTATGTTTTCAAATTTAACTACGTTGATGCAATTACTCACGATTCAATTGCTGAAATGAGAACAACTTGTGAATCTCCTCCCAATTGTAAGTGTAATCTGCCTTGAAAAAATTGTCTAAATATGTCAGCTCCTTGGATGGTTCCTCGCCAGGAAAGCCATTTATTATATGCTTTATTGGGTCACTTATAAGCGCAACGCGGCAGTGATTATACCAATCTTTCAACGATGACATTTGGCAACTATGACATGCTATGTGAACATATGACCCAGTTGCAATGTTTTCcagtgaatttaagggaggaggCACATCGGCTTCATGCGGCGTGTTTTGCGGGTAGTTTTCCGCTTGAACCAATTGTCGCAAAAGGCTGCAACTACCGTCAAGATGCCGTTTTACGCAGTGGGTAAAGGAAAGTCTACAGGCATATTTGAGACATGGTAAGCGATAAATTTAGCAGCTAATTCGAGGTAGTCTAATCTACTGAACAAACTTTATAGGGAAGCATGTAAACGGCAAGTGGACGGTTATCCTGGCGCAAAGTTCAAGAAGTTTTACGAAAGGCACCAGGCAGAGGACTTTTTGAAGACATTTgagaataaaattaaagaagagACTCCAGAGTTAAAACAGGAAACCGGAATGCCATTCGTGGATTTCTGGCCAGACGACGTAAGCGCTGATGAAGAGGATGATTTTCTATTGGTAAACATTGTCTTATTTGCCCATTTCCATGGGTTTCTAcatggatttatttatttcgcAGGCTTCTGTTGCCGCTAACTTCGATGACACCCAATCTAGAAAAAGGAAGGGATCTGCTTCACAAGAGccggaaaaattacgaaaagaTTCTCACGTCTACAAGTCAGTGGAACAAAAGATGTTCGGAAATTACCTTTTGCCAGTGGATGCAGAAGGCTACGTGCAAGTTTATACAGACGGTTCGTGCGAAAGGAACGGCTTAGATAATGCAATTGCCGGTCTCGGAGTATACTTTGATGATAATCACCCTTTGTAAAAATAATTCCTTTACGGTCGCCAACTTTACCGATTATGATTTATTGCAGAAATGTTGCGAAGCCTGTAACTGGACGAGCGACGAATAACGTCGGTGAAATACAAGCCGCCTGCGAGGCAATCAGAATAGCAAAACGATGCAAAGTTCCAAAATTATGTTTGAACACTGATTCCCAGTTTCTGATAAATGCTGTCACGTCTTGGATGCCTTCGTGGAAACGGAACAATTGGAAACTTCAAAAAGGGGGCATGGTTAAAAACGTGGAGGATTTTAAGGTTTTAGATGAACTAATAAAAGACTCTACACTTGAAATTAGATGGGTAAGTGTTGTACTGTCTGTATACGGGTATATGATATCATTTTCAACTTTTATTTTGTTATAGAACTACGTGAAGGGTCACGCTGCGATAAAAGGAAATGAAGAAGCTGACAAACTTGCTAGGCACGGAGCACATTTATATGCAACGAAACAAAAGCAGAGTAGTAAATAAGAAAGTAAATGAAAAAGACTGATTTGTTGAAGGCTATTTCTTcagaatatttttgtttgtcgATTTCTTAACCCCTTAGCCAGTAGAGGcatgttaatttaaaaaaaaaatcgcctAAATTTGCAATAACTCAAAAACTATGCCAGCTATGGTTTTGAAATAAAAGCTGGATCGTAGCTAAAGAATGAATGTGAATTTGtattaataaaaatgaattccCAAAcacaaaaattgtgtttttcactcccaaatattttattatttaacttAACTTTTCTCGAATTTTGGTTGGATTGGTTGCACCACTTTgcacctgatctggatggagtcgagagGCTATCAGATCACCATCTGGGGTGTTAAACTAACGTTGTTTTTATCGTTTCCCATCAGGTTTGATGTTCATACCAATCTCGGCAAGTAAGTTTTCATGAGTACGAATTAGTCCATACCTTCGAAGACGCTTTTCTTACAATTTCTTCACGATCGGCACAACCTTATATCGACCGTGAAAACCTTCATTTCATGGCATGCTATGACGATGGTCCAACGCAATAGTGATGGCAAATATGAATTTTCAGTGAGTCTTAGCTGAATTGACTCAAAAGACCGGAAAAGATGGTGCCATAGGCGAGTGAAGTCATATATTCAGGTATGACACTAAACTCAGCTGGAAAACATACATCCTAAAAAAGAAGGACGAGCCAAGCAGATATACTGGCCATTGGGGAGGAATTCCCAGCTGACCATCGACAACAAGTCAACATTATACATTAAACTAAGTTTATattgaaaaacataaagattggtcaaatcagccTGAAGCATGctaaagcctcctcctatctatTGGCAGCGAggttgacaaagctgcagggCTTCCCctatatttttctggtgcaagagccgtgggttcgatctaacagaatctgtggtattggatcagtaaagggggctaggatctccATAAAACCGAGAGCTTGTGTGATTTCAAGACCCTTAGAGGTAAACATGCTGCTCCCAGAACTTATTTATGGTCATTGTACAATACCAAATTAATAGCTGAAGGAAAAACAACATGTTACCTCcgtttatttaccctatgattctttgtagtAAGGGATGTGGCaccgtatgcagaatcaagtgatctCAGGTTCTTAATACGTTGCGATgcaaacgctcaacatatttgttgggacagtagcaatacaatccaagaggagacCCGACCCAGACAAACCTCTTGATGAACCTTTATCCTACTGGCCAATATGCCTTCtgaataatactggcaaattatTTGAACGAATAATCCACAACAGATTATTTCCGATTGCcgaattgattgattgaagGTGCTCTCTCTGAGAACCAGTTAGGTTTTCGGAAGACAAAGTCTATGACCGATGAGGTTAACCTTATGATTAACATAGCTAAAGCCGTTCTCAAAGAGGACAAATGCTGTGCAATGATAAcagttgatgtgaagaatgtatcaatgaaaaatgaatCAATTTCGCAAGATGGAGCAAAATATGAGAGGGCCAATTACCGGGTGCGCATTATTGGCGACTGTGCTGTGCTGTAATTCAGATGAAGCATCTAAATCacaccaaacgacatgcggagttccacaagggttcGTCTTAGGACCACCGTTGCGGGTAATTACTCCGACGTTAGATCTTTCCTACCAGCGTGGCCACGACCGTTTTGTCGATGACATTGGGCTGATGGTAGTTTCACGCCTCTTCGAAGAAGTCGAGATTTACACCAATGAAACAGTTTGCGACAATCAGTCCTGGCTGGAGGCTGGAGAACGCAGGCCTATCGCTCACAGAGCATaaaacggaagtagtacttatcacTAAGCGtctatgaagatcaaagttgggacACAGAGAATACATTCCCAACCTGCGCTTAAGTGTTTAGGCATAGTGATCGACCAGAGGCTAAATTTTGAATTACATGTTGAGAGCGCAGAAACTAAGGCATATAACACCGGAACACTGCTGGCGAGAATGCTACCGAATATAGATGGCCCAAAGTCGAGCCATCGCCTCCTTGTTTCAAGGCATAGAAGAAAAATGAGAGTTCCATATTGCTTAATTGCACTCGGAACATATTAAGCCTTTGTTCTGTTTTGATTGGCAGAGGATGTTTGTGCACTGACACTGTGTTGCGCGTCGTGAAAACGGACGCTAGCACTTCGTTTACGGATCGGTGATTCCACGGAATTGAACTTTTCCCTGGTTCAGCGAAGGCCGAAGAGGACGAAAGGCACGGACTGCGACCACGacagatcgtcgcgagccattaaagcggcctttagtgtccggtgccaacattCCAGCTTCCCATTTGAATGCGGATGGTATGTAGTGTTCCTGTGGCGTTTGAAACGccaaactccgagaaaagagtagactcaaaccgCATTCCCTGGTTCGTGAAGATTACGGTTactacaccaaagcgcggaatccatttTCGACAGAGGGCCGCGGCACATGATTGctccaggccaccgcgtaatcctatcgatgattgtaagtGTATCTCTGTAGATTTAGGTAAATACCTgtttcgtggacttaatcccacggttttcttaagacacggattgattttgtggccaCGATCGgaaccccgctgagacaagcataACGGTACCAGCCCACACTAAATTCATGGCTCAgtgttcatactggtggatgcaaaacatacctaaatctctaccgaactatggagtacggcacccgtgctgAAACGCAACACCGCGTTGAGGTCTCTGTTGAACGtaacaacaacccccatgaagctcccactagttaaccaaccgcaacaaccgagctgaatgcACAtaaaacaggaattctcctgaaacatgtgaattcaggggttatcccggttcctatattactagtatacccctggtaagggtttcgtgacctactgccactttagatgagtccccgtgcagactcgggtctgagtgccctaattaggcctttggagtattcgcctacGACATCACGACCAGCAAACTAAAATAATACAACATCTCCCTGTGCTCCCACTGTGGAGGTTCTTTTCGGTCACTTGGTTTCCGTTTGGCCAACAGGGTTGcctccccgtcttcctcc
The DNA window shown above is from Hermetia illucens chromosome 5, iHerIll2.2.curated.20191125, whole genome shotgun sequence and carries:
- the LOC119658296 gene encoding ribonuclease H1, translating into MRRVLRVVFRLNQLSQKAATTVKMPFYAVGKGKSTGIFETWEACKRQVDGYPGAKFKKFYERHQAEDFLKTFENKIKEETPELKQETGMPFVDFWPDDVSADEEDDFLLASVAANFDDTQSRKRKGSASQEPEKLRKDSHVYKSVEQKMFGNYLLPVDAEGYVQVYTDGSCERNGLDNAIAGLGVYFDDNHPLNVAKPVTGRATNNVGEIQAACEAIRIAKRCKVPKLCLNTDSQFLINAVTSWMPSWKRNNWKLQKGGMVKNVEDFKVLDELIKDSTLEIRWNYVKGHAAIKGNEEADKLARHGAHLYATKQKQSSK